From Amphritea atlantica, a single genomic window includes:
- a CDS encoding peroxiredoxin: protein MSQPTIDQPVTDFTAAATSNTTVTLSELKGSNVVIYFYPKDSTPGCTTEGQDFRDMYAQFQAANTQVFGVSRDGMRAHENFKAKQSFPFELISDPDEALCKLFDVIQLKKLYGKEHMGIERSTFLIDAQGVLRKEWRKVKVKEHVAEVLAAAQTL from the coding sequence ATGAGCCAGCCAACGATTGATCAACCAGTAACCGACTTCACCGCAGCAGCCACCAGTAATACCACTGTGACGTTGTCAGAACTGAAAGGTTCCAACGTGGTCATCTACTTCTATCCAAAGGACAGCACGCCTGGCTGCACCACAGAAGGTCAGGACTTTCGCGATATGTACGCCCAGTTCCAGGCGGCCAACACACAGGTGTTCGGCGTTTCCCGCGACGGCATGCGCGCCCATGAAAATTTCAAAGCCAAACAGTCATTCCCGTTTGAACTGATCAGTGATCCCGATGAAGCACTGTGTAAACTGTTTGATGTGATCCAACTTAAAAAACTGTATGGCAAGGAGCATATGGGTATCGAGCGCAGCACCTTCCTTATTGATGCCCAGGGTGTACTGCGAAAGGAGTGGCGTAAAGTCAAAGTAAAAGAGCATGTCGCAGAGGTATTAGCCGCAGCCCAGACGCTCTGA
- a CDS encoding M48 family metallopeptidase, whose amino-acid sequence MRTGLSCYLLAGILALNPVTPAQADDLPLIASSSGTISLEQEFQLGRTWARLLRGQAPEYGDPLIVNYIDGLLWQIAASSQLQDHRLELIVLDNPALNAFAVPGGVVGINAGLLLGAKDEAELASVIAHELAHLSQRHYAQQLEESRRNTPLMLAGILASILVASADAQAGMAGITSSMAAGQQAGINFTRRNEQEADRIGMLNLVNSGFDPYAMSRMFSRIQRSGRFIGQKPPEFLLTHPVTESRIADAENRASQLPKPAFKPQRYNFQLIRKRIEVHYTSDLRQLIKTYQESAESNPMSRYGLALALMQNRDFQQATQTLNGLPDNLRQHLYVRLSYAELELAAAEPEKALQRLELLNKLYPDSYPVRQLYAKALRANNQFKKSARILTELSQQHPSNSYIWYQLAETQGLAGNTLGVHEARIEYFLLIGATDKALRQIDFALREKGLTSSDIAQLEERKREAEAIRDQIKNSL is encoded by the coding sequence TTGCGAACCGGACTTTCATGTTATCTGCTGGCAGGGATCCTGGCACTCAACCCAGTCACACCTGCTCAGGCCGACGACCTGCCCCTTATCGCCAGCAGCTCCGGCACCATCTCCCTCGAGCAGGAGTTCCAGCTGGGCCGTACCTGGGCACGACTGCTGCGTGGCCAGGCGCCTGAATATGGCGACCCGCTCATCGTCAACTATATTGATGGCCTGCTATGGCAGATTGCAGCCAGCAGTCAGTTGCAGGATCACCGCCTCGAACTGATTGTCCTCGACAACCCGGCGCTTAACGCTTTTGCGGTCCCCGGGGGCGTCGTCGGCATCAATGCCGGCCTGCTTCTCGGAGCCAAAGACGAGGCGGAGCTGGCTTCCGTAATCGCCCATGAGCTGGCGCACCTGTCTCAGCGCCACTATGCTCAGCAACTCGAGGAAAGCCGCCGCAACACACCACTGATGCTGGCCGGCATTCTCGCCAGTATTCTGGTCGCCTCCGCAGACGCTCAGGCGGGTATGGCTGGTATCACCTCATCAATGGCTGCCGGCCAGCAGGCCGGGATAAATTTCACCCGTAGGAATGAGCAGGAAGCAGACCGTATCGGCATGCTAAATCTGGTTAACTCAGGCTTTGATCCCTACGCAATGTCACGGATGTTCTCCCGTATCCAGCGTTCAGGGCGCTTCATAGGCCAGAAACCTCCGGAGTTTCTGCTTACCCACCCGGTCACAGAATCGCGGATTGCCGATGCTGAAAACCGTGCCAGCCAGTTACCAAAACCGGCGTTCAAACCCCAGCGATACAATTTTCAGCTGATCAGAAAGCGGATCGAAGTGCACTATACCAGCGACCTCAGACAGCTAATCAAAACCTATCAGGAAAGTGCCGAGAGTAACCCTATGAGCCGATATGGTCTGGCTCTGGCGCTGATGCAGAACAGAGATTTCCAACAGGCAACCCAGACCCTGAACGGTCTGCCGGATAACCTCCGTCAACACCTGTATGTCCGTCTCAGTTATGCCGAACTGGAGCTGGCTGCCGCTGAGCCGGAGAAGGCCCTGCAACGACTGGAGTTACTCAACAAACTCTATCCGGACAGTTACCCGGTTCGCCAACTGTACGCCAAAGCACTCAGAGCGAATAACCAGTTTAAAAAATCAGCCCGGATTCTCACCGAGCTGAGCCAGCAACATCCGTCAAACAGCTACATCTGGTATCAGTTGGCTGAGACTCAGGGACTGGCCGGCAATACTCTGGGCGTTCACGAAGCCCGCATCGAATACTTCCTGCTCATCGGTGCAACCGATAAAGCGCTGCGGCAGATAGACTTCGCATTGCGTGAAAAAGGCCTCACCAGCAGCGATATCGCTCAACTTGAAGAGCGCAAAAGAGAAGCGGAAGCGATAAGGGATCAGATCAAAAACTCACTGTAA
- a CDS encoding RluA family pseudouridine synthase, producing MNAGTEASNILFADDEIVVVNKAADLLSVPGRGEAKQDCLWRRVQQHFPTARIVHRLDYATSGVMVLALNAQSHRNLSIQFQDRKTAKSYQAVIAGNLQQQSGSVNQPLRCDWDNRPLQIIDHQQGKAALTHWRVIERLDDASRVELTPVTGRSHQLRVHMQFLGHPILGDRFYASAPQIARSERLLLHAQTLSFSHPVSGETVKFTSPVPF from the coding sequence ATGAACGCCGGAACTGAAGCGAGTAACATCCTCTTTGCTGATGATGAGATCGTAGTTGTTAATAAGGCAGCTGACCTGCTATCGGTCCCCGGTCGTGGTGAGGCAAAGCAGGACTGCCTCTGGCGCAGAGTTCAGCAGCACTTCCCAACAGCCAGAATTGTCCACCGGCTCGATTATGCGACTTCAGGGGTTATGGTGTTAGCCCTGAACGCGCAAAGTCATCGCAACCTCAGCATCCAGTTTCAGGATCGCAAAACCGCTAAATCCTATCAGGCAGTTATTGCCGGCAACCTGCAGCAGCAATCAGGCAGTGTCAACCAGCCACTACGGTGTGACTGGGATAACCGCCCGCTGCAGATAATCGATCATCAGCAGGGCAAGGCGGCGCTGACCCATTGGCGGGTAATTGAACGGCTAGACGATGCCAGCCGGGTCGAACTGACTCCGGTTACCGGTCGCTCACATCAACTACGGGTTCATATGCAGTTTCTCGGCCACCCGATTCTGGGTGACCGCTTCTATGCTTCAGCCCCCCAGATCGCACGCTCTGAACGCTTACTGCTGCATGCACAGACTCTCAGTTTCAGCCACCCGGTCAGTGGCGAGACGGTCAAGTTCACCTCACCGGTTCCCTTTTAA
- the bamC gene encoding outer membrane protein assembly factor BamC, translated as MRIIALLPLAAAVLSVAGCGSYSNPIYGENGLINDRSQNYEEAKATKRLELPPAMQSRSKAMQDILEIPSAGQTASERTAEFIVPRPEFFYADAGSSTVNLKRQGDEKVLIVDEPVGDVWVQLQDFWRFNNVALAKSAPQQGVMETDWVDTEGEELSFVDSMIKHLTFQDIEGPVSDKLRVSVRPVADNFDRTTISMQHIRVPQEQKNQPVNWSTDAADVGYKSDMMFEMLRYLSKSTNNTATSLSLLEMQRQRSDQPQMGRDSKGFPALKITVPVDQAWNQINSAIDKTALDVGTRDQQTGVIYMTYTTSTPFDETEKMGFFEWLHSDRKAITFDSGRVGEVLGFGGSEDPDEPSYSSKQYSVEGAEAVDGDQQYTIDDETDDANRKGFKVWLGGEVIYIFGDNQDGVYNDKSGKYEHVGQYQLHMNRTSDGVFLTVKTPDGYSAPAVIADEILWEIKEQI; from the coding sequence ATGAGAATAATTGCCTTGTTGCCTCTGGCGGCAGCTGTATTGAGTGTTGCCGGATGTGGTTCATACTCAAACCCGATTTACGGCGAGAATGGACTTATCAACGATCGTAGCCAGAACTATGAAGAGGCTAAGGCAACCAAACGGCTGGAACTGCCACCGGCGATGCAGTCCCGCTCTAAAGCGATGCAGGATATACTGGAAATTCCGAGTGCGGGTCAGACCGCTTCGGAGAGAACCGCTGAGTTTATTGTGCCTCGTCCTGAGTTTTTCTATGCCGATGCCGGTAGCAGCACCGTTAACCTGAAACGTCAGGGTGATGAAAAAGTTCTGATTGTCGACGAGCCTGTTGGCGATGTCTGGGTGCAATTGCAGGACTTCTGGCGTTTTAACAATGTTGCTCTGGCAAAGTCTGCACCTCAACAGGGTGTGATGGAGACAGACTGGGTCGATACAGAAGGTGAAGAGTTAAGCTTCGTCGACAGTATGATCAAGCATCTGACATTCCAGGATATTGAGGGTCCGGTCAGTGATAAACTGCGGGTATCGGTGCGTCCGGTGGCTGATAATTTTGACCGTACTACTATCTCGATGCAGCATATACGGGTTCCTCAGGAACAGAAGAACCAGCCGGTTAACTGGTCAACTGATGCCGCGGATGTTGGTTATAAAAGTGATATGATGTTCGAAATGCTGCGTTACCTGAGCAAATCGACCAATAATACCGCTACCAGTCTCAGTCTGCTGGAGATGCAGCGTCAGCGTAGTGATCAGCCACAGATGGGCCGCGACTCCAAAGGTTTCCCGGCGCTGAAGATTACCGTGCCGGTTGATCAGGCCTGGAATCAGATCAACAGCGCGATCGATAAAACGGCGCTGGATGTTGGTACCCGGGATCAGCAAACCGGTGTTATCTATATGACCTACACCACCTCAACGCCGTTTGACGAGACTGAAAAGATGGGCTTCTTTGAGTGGCTTCACTCTGACCGTAAGGCGATTACTTTCGATTCCGGTCGTGTCGGCGAGGTGCTAGGCTTTGGTGGTAGTGAGGATCCTGATGAGCCTTCGTACAGTTCCAAGCAGTACTCTGTAGAGGGGGCTGAAGCTGTCGATGGCGATCAGCAGTACACTATTGATGATGAAACTGATGATGCCAACCGCAAGGGATTCAAGGTCTGGTTGGGCGGAGAAGTGATCTATATCTTCGGTGATAATCAGGATGGCGTCTATAATGACAAGTCAGGAAAGTATGAACATGTTGGCCAATATCAGCTGCATATGAATCGTACCTCTGACGGTGTGTTCCTGACCGTTAAGACTCCGGATGGTTATTCTGCGCCAGCGGTGATTGCAGATGAGATCCTCTGGGAGATCAAAGAACAGATCTGA
- a CDS encoding 4-hydroxy-tetrahydrodipicolinate synthase: MITGSIVALVTPMNTNGDVDWDALDKLVDFHLEKGTDSIVAVGTSGESATLSCDEHCQVIKRVVERVGGAIPVIAGTGANSTREAIELTEAAKGVGADACLLVTPYYNKPTQEGLYQHFKAIAEAVDIPQILYNVPGRTACDMLPETVLRLAEVSNIIGIKEATGNLERAKALIEAAPKEFAIYSGDDETAVELMLLGGDGNISVTANVAPAQMGELCRLAIAGETEAARAIQASLMPLHKAMFVESNPIPVKWAVAEMGLMGQGIRLPLTVLSEQYHTQVRDALKTCEII; this comes from the coding sequence ATGATTACTGGCAGCATTGTTGCTCTTGTTACCCCGATGAATACTAACGGTGATGTCGATTGGGATGCACTGGATAAACTGGTAGATTTTCATCTGGAAAAGGGTACCGATTCCATAGTCGCAGTCGGTACCAGCGGCGAATCAGCAACGCTGAGTTGTGATGAGCATTGTCAGGTAATCAAACGGGTCGTCGAGCGTGTTGGGGGAGCAATCCCGGTTATCGCCGGCACCGGTGCTAACTCAACCCGGGAAGCGATTGAGCTGACTGAAGCGGCGAAGGGTGTTGGTGCGGATGCCTGCCTGCTGGTGACTCCCTATTACAATAAACCAACCCAGGAAGGTTTGTATCAGCACTTTAAAGCCATCGCTGAAGCCGTTGATATCCCACAGATACTTTATAACGTTCCCGGACGTACGGCCTGCGATATGCTACCGGAAACCGTTCTGCGCCTGGCTGAGGTATCAAATATCATCGGAATCAAGGAAGCGACGGGGAATCTTGAGCGTGCCAAAGCGTTAATCGAGGCTGCTCCAAAAGAGTTCGCGATCTACTCTGGTGATGATGAAACCGCGGTTGAGCTGATGTTGCTGGGGGGCGATGGAAATATATCTGTGACTGCAAATGTTGCTCCGGCGCAGATGGGTGAGCTTTGCCGCCTGGCTATTGCCGGTGAGACTGAAGCTGCCCGTGCGATTCAGGCTTCGCTGATGCCTTTGCATAAAGCGATGTTTGTTGAGTCCAACCCGATTCCGGTTAAATGGGCTGTCGCTGAGATGGGGCTGATGGGGCAGGGTATTCGGTTACCGCTGACCGTTCTGTCTGAGCAGTATCACACTCAGGTGCGTGACGCCCTGAAAACCTGCGAAATTATCTGA
- a CDS encoding AI-2E family transporter: protein MRKIFSKWIDNYFSNEEVMLLLVLLAGALGVILYLGQALTPVFTSIILAFLMQGMIVWLKEHNVPHLASVMLVFTLFISVLLSLLLFIIPLAWKQSVNLFNELPGMVSQAKKVLLLLPQQYPDIFSEQQITQIIDLATTELRKVGQMVVTYSLNSITGLVALLIYVVLVPILIFFFLKDGSSLVRWWVSFLPQKREMLTQVWTEMDQQIANYVRGKVIEIFIVGSVTYIAFALLGIDYAALLGIMVGLSVLIPYIGAALVTLPVALIGFFQWGWTNEFWYLMLAYGIIQALDGNVLVPLLFSEAVNLHPVSIIIAVLVFGSIWGFWGVFFAIPLATLIKAILNAWPKSHSFIQDSGGTGQG, encoded by the coding sequence GTGAGAAAAATTTTCAGCAAATGGATCGACAATTACTTCTCAAACGAGGAGGTAATGCTTTTGTTGGTGCTGCTGGCAGGTGCATTGGGGGTTATTCTTTATCTGGGTCAGGCGTTGACCCCGGTGTTTACCAGTATCATCCTGGCGTTCCTGATGCAGGGAATGATCGTCTGGTTAAAAGAGCACAATGTTCCCCATCTGGCATCGGTAATGCTGGTTTTTACTCTGTTTATCAGTGTGTTGCTGTCTCTGCTTCTGTTTATTATCCCGCTGGCCTGGAAGCAGTCGGTTAATCTGTTTAACGAGTTGCCGGGGATGGTGAGTCAGGCCAAGAAAGTCCTGTTATTGCTGCCACAGCAGTATCCGGATATCTTTTCAGAGCAGCAGATTACCCAGATCATTGATCTGGCGACCACCGAGTTGAGAAAAGTGGGGCAGATGGTGGTGACCTACTCCCTGAACTCCATCACCGGGCTGGTTGCGCTGCTTATCTATGTGGTTCTGGTACCTATTCTGATCTTTTTCTTTCTTAAGGATGGCAGCAGTCTGGTGCGCTGGTGGGTTTCATTTCTGCCACAGAAGCGGGAGATGCTGACTCAGGTGTGGACCGAAATGGATCAGCAGATTGCCAACTATGTACGGGGTAAAGTGATTGAGATCTTTATCGTCGGTTCGGTGACCTATATTGCTTTTGCCCTTCTCGGGATCGACTATGCAGCGCTGCTGGGAATCATGGTCGGTTTATCAGTGCTGATCCCCTACATCGGGGCGGCACTGGTGACTTTGCCTGTGGCGCTGATAGGCTTTTTTCAGTGGGGCTGGACCAATGAGTTCTGGTACCTGATGCTGGCCTACGGCATTATTCAGGCGCTGGATGGCAACGTACTGGTGCCACTGCTGTTTTCTGAAGCGGTTAACCTCCACCCGGTCTCAATTATTATTGCGGTCTTGGTGTTTGGCAGTATCTGGGGATTCTGGGGGGTATTTTTTGCAATACCACTGGCCACCCTCATCAAGGCCATACTTAACGCCTGGCCTAAAAGCCACTCGTTTATTCAGGATAGCGGCGGTACAGGGCAGGGTTGA
- a CDS encoding CBS domain-containing protein, protein MFSIYSSNGRTFHDTLEVLYKARSAVINDSASQQSTTRSPATDKINQNALDAYRELIHAQPKDELHHLYEVMSRAFTNLPADISAYSALLKIQQSPFNELPVVNTHNCIIGMISYASVFAQLTQTGEELGFLKITTAQQYLAGDVITAEPVTSIRRAAQVMHHYNLETLPVVDNYGATVGIVTCKSIVSAVSNDPPLSIWS, encoded by the coding sequence GTGTTCTCAATATATAGCTCCAACGGGCGGACATTTCACGACACACTCGAAGTCCTGTACAAAGCCCGATCCGCCGTGATTAACGACAGTGCCAGCCAGCAATCAACCACGCGGAGCCCGGCCACTGACAAAATTAACCAGAACGCACTTGATGCCTATCGCGAGCTGATCCATGCTCAGCCAAAAGATGAACTTCATCACCTTTACGAGGTGATGAGCCGGGCGTTCACCAACCTGCCAGCGGATATCTCAGCCTACAGCGCCCTTTTAAAAATACAGCAAAGTCCCTTTAATGAACTTCCGGTAGTTAATACACATAACTGCATTATTGGGATGATATCCTACGCCTCCGTGTTCGCTCAGTTAACGCAAACCGGTGAAGAGCTGGGCTTCCTGAAAATAACCACAGCACAGCAATATCTTGCAGGCGATGTTATCACTGCCGAACCGGTTACCAGTATTCGTCGGGCAGCCCAGGTGATGCATCATTACAACCTTGAAACACTGCCCGTGGTCGATAATTATGGAGCTACCGTAGGCATTGTCACCTGCAAAAGTATCGTGTCAGCAGTCTCGAATGACCCACCTCTGAGTATCTGGAGCTGA
- a CDS encoding sulfurtransferase TusA family protein, whose translation MTETHWDEQLDARGLNCPLPLLKAKQALHKLEPGKVLKVVATDAGSQRDFKAFVDQSDHQMLESFSADGQYTYIIQRG comes from the coding sequence ATGACTGAGACCCACTGGGATGAACAACTCGATGCCCGCGGCCTGAATTGCCCGCTGCCGCTGTTGAAAGCGAAGCAGGCGTTACATAAGCTGGAACCGGGTAAAGTCCTTAAAGTGGTCGCGACCGATGCCGGATCGCAGCGGGATTTCAAGGCTTTTGTTGATCAGTCTGACCATCAGATGCTGGAATCGTTCAGCGCTGATGGTCAGTATACCTATATTATCCAGCGCGGCTAA
- a CDS encoding acyl-CoA synthetase, translating into MSEHANPYQFGLDKNSANFSAMSPLSFIERSAWVYPNHLAVVHQQTRRTWSETYNRCRQLASALSQKGIGEGDTVAVMAPNLPELFEAHFGVPMCGAVLNALNVRLDAEAIAFILQHGEAKVVMVDREFSDVIAKALKMIPHKPLVIDIDDPYYEGGSLIGSCDYEAFIGTGDPESDWQMPDDEWNAISLNYTSGTTGNPKGVVYHHRGAYLNAMSNIVCWDMGHHPVYLWTLPMFHCNGWCFPWSLAASAGVSVCLRHVRADDIYAAIKQEKVNHFCGAPIVLNMLNNAPDEMKSGIGHAVKVMTAGAAPPAAVIQGMEKMGFTVTHVYGLTETYGPSVVCEWHQEWNDRTDDEIARLKSRQGVRAPMLDGLMVADPVTMEPVPQDGLTMGEIFMRGNLVMKGYLKNPTTTEESFSGGWFHSGDLAVWHPDGYIEIKDRSKDIIISGGENISSIEVEDVLYRNSSVMEAAVVARDDEKWGEVPCAFVSLKEGAEVTEQEIIDFCRENMANFKAPKKVVFGPLPKTSTGKIQKFVLRDKANDK; encoded by the coding sequence ATGTCAGAACACGCGAATCCCTATCAGTTCGGGCTGGATAAAAACAGCGCGAATTTCTCAGCGATGAGTCCATTGAGTTTCATTGAACGCTCTGCCTGGGTGTATCCAAACCATCTTGCGGTGGTTCACCAGCAAACCCGCCGAACCTGGTCAGAGACCTATAACCGCTGTCGTCAGCTAGCCAGTGCGCTGAGCCAGAAAGGGATAGGCGAGGGTGATACGGTGGCGGTGATGGCACCCAACCTGCCAGAACTGTTTGAAGCCCATTTTGGGGTGCCGATGTGTGGTGCAGTCCTGAATGCATTGAATGTCCGCTTAGACGCTGAAGCGATCGCCTTTATTCTGCAGCACGGTGAAGCGAAAGTGGTGATGGTCGATCGGGAATTCTCCGACGTGATTGCAAAGGCGCTGAAAATGATTCCTCACAAGCCGTTGGTGATCGATATCGATGATCCCTATTACGAAGGAGGCAGCCTGATCGGCAGTTGTGATTATGAAGCCTTTATTGGTACAGGTGATCCTGAGTCTGACTGGCAGATGCCGGATGATGAGTGGAACGCGATCAGTCTGAATTATACCTCCGGTACCACTGGTAATCCGAAAGGGGTTGTCTATCACCATCGCGGCGCCTATCTGAATGCGATGAGTAATATTGTCTGCTGGGATATGGGGCATCACCCGGTCTATCTCTGGACCCTGCCGATGTTTCACTGTAATGGCTGGTGCTTCCCCTGGAGCCTTGCGGCATCCGCTGGAGTGAGCGTCTGTCTGCGGCATGTGCGGGCTGATGATATTTATGCTGCTATTAAGCAGGAGAAAGTGAATCATTTCTGCGGCGCACCGATTGTACTGAATATGTTGAATAACGCCCCGGATGAGATGAAATCGGGTATCGGTCACGCGGTCAAAGTGATGACGGCGGGGGCCGCTCCTCCGGCTGCGGTGATTCAGGGGATGGAGAAGATGGGCTTCACGGTCACCCATGTGTATGGACTGACCGAGACTTATGGTCCTTCGGTGGTGTGTGAGTGGCATCAGGAGTGGAATGATCGCACCGATGATGAGATCGCCAGGCTTAAATCCCGTCAGGGGGTAAGGGCGCCGATGCTGGATGGTCTGATGGTTGCCGATCCGGTGACTATGGAACCCGTGCCTCAGGATGGCCTGACCATGGGGGAGATTTTTATGCGCGGTAATCTGGTGATGAAGGGCTATCTGAAAAACCCAACGACCACGGAAGAAAGCTTTTCCGGTGGCTGGTTCCATTCCGGTGATCTGGCGGTGTGGCACCCGGATGGCTATATCGAGATCAAGGACCGTTCTAAGGACATCATCATTTCCGGTGGCGAGAATATCTCCTCTATCGAAGTGGAAGATGTGCTGTATCGCAACAGCAGCGTAATGGAAGCGGCGGTTGTTGCCCGTGATGATGAAAAGTGGGGCGAGGTGCCCTGTGCCTTTGTCAGCCTGAAAGAGGGCGCCGAGGTCACCGAGCAGGAGATTATTGACTTCTGTCGCGAAAATATGGCGAACTTTAAAGCGCCCAAAAAGGTTGTGTTTGGTCCGTTACCGAAAACCTCTACCGGTAAAATTCAGAAGTTTGTGCTGCGGGATAAAGCTAACGATAAATAA
- a CDS encoding 2-hydroxyacid dehydrogenase, which translates to MKAVFLDLHSLDCDDLNLTALEAQFSSFQAYPATASQQVVKRIAGADVVITNKVVLDREMLSATTQLKHVCIAATGTNNVDLQAASELGITVSNCQAYGTESVSQHVMALMLALHTNLIAYNEAARNGRWARAEQFCLLDYPIQELSGKTLGIVGYGNLGSGVAQLAGAFGMNVVVAQRAGGDTVGGRLSMEELLPQVDVLSLHCPLNEQTRDLIDANAIEKMKTGAFLINASRGGIVNERDLADALRRGKLAGAATDVLSEEPPVNGNPLLADDIPNLIITPHCAWGSIQARQRIVDQVVETIAGLKAGEKIRMVN; encoded by the coding sequence ATGAAAGCAGTATTTCTTGATCTGCACAGCCTTGATTGTGATGATCTGAATCTGACGGCACTGGAAGCTCAGTTCAGTAGTTTTCAGGCATATCCGGCGACTGCTTCTCAACAGGTAGTCAAGCGGATCGCCGGTGCTGATGTAGTGATTACCAATAAGGTGGTTCTGGATAGAGAGATGCTTTCTGCGACCACTCAGCTGAAACATGTCTGTATTGCCGCGACCGGCACCAATAATGTCGACCTGCAGGCGGCCTCAGAGTTGGGAATTACGGTGTCGAACTGCCAGGCCTATGGTACGGAGTCGGTTTCTCAGCATGTTATGGCGCTGATGCTGGCGTTGCACACTAATCTGATTGCTTACAACGAAGCGGCTCGCAACGGTCGCTGGGCCCGTGCTGAACAGTTTTGCCTGCTTGATTATCCGATTCAGGAGCTCAGCGGCAAGACACTGGGCATTGTTGGCTATGGCAATCTGGGATCCGGGGTGGCGCAGCTGGCGGGTGCTTTCGGTATGAATGTTGTTGTCGCGCAACGTGCCGGAGGCGATACGGTCGGTGGTCGGTTGTCGATGGAGGAACTGTTGCCGCAGGTTGATGTGTTGAGTTTGCACTGTCCGCTGAACGAGCAGACCCGTGATCTGATCGATGCGAATGCCATCGAGAAAATGAAAACCGGTGCCTTTCTGATTAACGCGTCCCGTGGTGGAATTGTTAATGAAAGGGATCTGGCGGATGCATTGCGCCGCGGCAAGCTTGCCGGGGCGGCCACCGATGTATTGAGCGAAGAACCACCTGTGAATGGTAATCCGCTACTGGCGGATGATATCCCGAATCTGATTATTACCCCGCACTGCGCCTGGGGAAGTATTCAGGCGCGTCAGCGAATTGTTGATCAGGTGGTTGAAACCATTGCCGGGCTGAAAGCCGGAGAAAAGATCCGGATGGTAAATTAG